CACCTCGGGCGGGTTGGGACCGCCGAACCGCTGTACCGCAGCACGAAGGGGGGAATGAACAGGACCGCCGCGAGGCTTACCCGGTGCCAGAACGCGGAGTCGAGGGTCTTCCAGAGATACTCGGGGAAGCACCACAGGAAGATGAGGAAGGACAGGCTCGCGAACGCCCGCGCCTCCGCGTCGTCCTTCGCCCAAACGCGCAGATACCCCGCGATGGCAAGAGCCACCACCGCGGCCACCAGGCTCCCTTGCGCGTAATAATCCAATTTCCGTCTTCGCCTCCCGGAAGAAAAAGGGCTATTGCAGGCGTGTCCCTGAATAGCCCGAACCATCCTCCCGGCGGAAAAAACCCTTCGCTACTTGAGCCTCGCCTCGACCGACTTCCAGTCGATGTTCTTGAAGAATGCCGCGATGTAGTCGGCCCTCTTCAGACCGTAATCCGTCATGAAGGCGTGCTCGAAGACGTCCATCACGAGAACCGGGTTGGCCCCCGCCGGGTGCCCCACGTCGTGCTCGTTGACCCACTGGTTGAAAAGCCGGTTGCCGGCGGTGTCCTGGTACAGGACCACCCAGCCGATCCCGCGCATCGCGCCCACGGCCCGGAAATCGGCCTCCCACTTCTCGACGCTGCCGAACTCCGCGGCCAACGCCTTCCCGAGCTTGCCCCCCGCGGCGAGAGCCCCCTTGCCGCCCAGGTTTTCGAAGTAATATTCATGCAAGCGCATCCCGTTGAACTCCCAGCCCAGCCTCCTCTTCAGCTCCGCATACTCGGGGGTGCCGGTCTTTCCTTCCGCAAGCATCGCGGCCAGGGCGTCCAGAACCTTGTTCGTATTCGTGACATATCCCTGGTACAGGGTGAAATGATTTTTGAGAAGAGTCTCGCTGAATCCTTCCAGCCCGATGAGTTTCCCGTAATCCTTGGCAGCATACGGCATGGACGGCCTCCTTTTCCCTCGACAGCATGGGGTTTTCCGTGACGGGGATCCCGAAAACGGATCGTTCTTTATTTTGCCTCAACCGGGGAACTGGCGGGGATTTTTTTTCCAAAGGGAAAGCGTCCGCCGGGGGGATTCCTCCGGCGGACGCTGCATGACACGCGCACTCTGCTTCGACGTTTGCCGCCTGGGCGAAGCGTCCTGGCGTACCCTTCTATTTCGCGCGCTTCTTCCGCCCCGCGGCGAGCTTCTCGGCGAGCCCAAGTTTCTGGGCGATCTTCTTCTTGGCCTCCGAGTAGTTCTTCGCCACGAGGGGGGTTTTTGCGGGGACCTTGAATTTCTTCCGGTAATCCTTGGGGGTCAGGTTGTGACTGACCGAAAGGTGTTTTTTCAGCGTGGTAAACCCTTTCCCGCATTCCATACAAAAGACCTGTTCGGCCCCGAAAGCCGCATTCAGCGGTATCGCCGGCTTTACTTCCGTCAAAACGCCGGATGCTGCCTCCCCCTCGGCCCCGACAAGGACATTCAACTTCTGGAAGACGGCCTGAATCTCGTCCAGGAGATCATCCCTGCTCATTTCATTCACAGACGCGTGGGCCGAAACTATTTCCGTCGTCAACTCAACTAAAACTCTCTTGTCCATGGAAATTCCTCCAGATGGCGGGATATGGCTCTATCTTTCCCATAAAAAAACCCCTTGTCAACCTTATTTCCTGTGTTTCTAAATACGAAAAAGCCTGACAAGCAGGTGTAAGGGGCCCTGCAAAGGGAGATCCGACACCGAGGGAAGGGTAAAAAAAGAGGGAGATCGGATCGAAATCCGTGTCTACCTTTTCTTCCGGCGCCTCTCCGTCACCGTGGTCCCGCCGATCCCCCAGTTGTCGGTGTCGACCTCGTCGATGACGACCACGGTGGTCTCCGGGTTTTTTCCGAGGACGTCCACGAGCACCTGCGTCATGCGGCGGATCACCTCGGCCTTCTGCTCCGCCGTGGCACCCTCCCGCGTGATCTTGACGTTCACGTACGGCATCCGGTCCTCCTTCCCTGATCTGCCCAACTTCAGAGGAAAAGGAGCAGCTCCCCCGCCCCGCGACGCGTCGCCTCGACCCGGATGCGGCATACGGCCCCCGGGGCGAAGGCCAATCGCACGGGGTCGCCGTCGGAAAGGAAAAAGGAAGCGATCGCGGCGATCGAGGGGAGGTGCCCCACGCACAGGACGCGTCCCTCTTCGCCGCGGTCCTCAAGAAACGCGAGGAACGCCTCGGGGGTGGCGTTGGGGGCCAGGGCGGCGGTTTCCGCGATCTTGACGGCGGGATACCCCGCCGCCTCCGCCCAGATCGCGGCGGTCTGGATCGCCCGCTTCTTTCCGCTTGCCGCAACGAGATCGAAGGGCCCCGTCTTCCCCGCGAGGGATTCGACGATCGCCCGGATGGCGAGGGCCCCTTCCGGGGAGAGCGGGCGCGCAGGATCCTCCCGCTCCGGAACCGCTTCCCCATGTCGCACCAGCCACAGGTCCATCAGCGCAGATCGTACCCCGCCGCGAAGTACCGCCCGAACGCGGCGAGGACCAGCCCGTGGTGGACAGCCCCGTTCCGTAGCGCCGTGGCGGTCTCCTGCCGGGACAACAGGACGGTCTCGATCCACTCGCAGGGGTCGAACCTCGGAGCGCCTGCGCGGGAAGCGCCGGCGGCGAGAAACGTGTGGCACCGGTTGTTCTGGAGCGCCGGGTTGGGGGTCACGAACCCCAGATCCTCCCACCGCCCCGCGACGAAACCGGTCTCCTCCCTGAGCTCCCGCTCCGCCGCCACGCGCGGGGAGGAGTCCGACGGGTCGATCGCCCCTCCGGGGATCTCGAGGGTCACCTCGCGTATCCCGTGACGGAACTGCCGGATGAACACGAAGTTCCCTTCCTCCGTCACCGGAATGACGTTGATCCAGTCGAAGGTGCGGATAATGGTGAAATCGCCCGTCCTCCCGTTTTTCTCGAGGCGGTACCGGTCCCGGTCCACGGAGATCAGCCGGTCCGAATACTTCCGCTCGCTGTGCAACAAGGTCCACAGGGACTGCATGGTCGCCCATTCTACACCCGAAGACGCGGTTGTTCCATCGACCGTCCGGCCGGGGTAGAATACGCCCAAATCCCGCAAGGCGGGAGCGTGCATTTCCCGACGCATAAGTACTCCGTTTCATAAATACGGCAACGTATTCGTGCGTGCCTCCCGGGGCCCAGGCGCAGCGGGGGGTTCCTATGAGCGGGGGGACACTCCTGATGTTATCGTCGAGTGATAAAGGAGTGTCCCGCCGAAGGGCGGGAATTGCGTCGAGCGGAATCGGCAGCGAGCAGTCGCAGGTCGCGAGCGTTTTTGAACAGAGCCCCCTGGCCTCCAGAGGTCCGTTTCTGAAGAGGCCGTGCACCGAGAGGGTCGATGCGCCCCGCCCGGCGAGGCACCCGGCCGAGGCGTACCCGCCGCGGTACGGTGAGGGCGGGTAACGAAGCCGGCGGGGATGCAGCGACCCTCGAATGCCGGGATCTGAAGGAATGGATCTCTGGAGGCCGGCGAGCCCCGGGCATCGGGAGGAAAAACGCCTTAGGGCATCGCCCTGATACGATCCCGTATTTACGAGACGCAGCACTAAGTGCTGGGCTTCATAATTACGGCGACGTATTTGTTTTCGACACGGCACCGAGAGCGTCGATGCGCCGGTCCGGCAAGGCGCGCGACTGAGGCGTACTGTTAAGTACGGCGCAAGGAGCGCAACGCAGCCGGGGCGGATGCAGCGGCGCTCGAATGCAGGCGTAATTATGAAATGCAGCACTAAGCCTCCTGTTCGAAGAGGAAGAACCGATCACTCCCTGGAGCGGATTCGCAGCCCCTGCCCCCGTCCTCGTCGCCTGCGCCCTTTCGTTCGTTCTTTATCTGGGCGCCTACATGCGGCTTCCCCTGGTCCCCCTGTTCGCCAGCGACCTCGGGGCGACCACGGTACAGGTCGGGATGATCAACGCCGGTTTCATGGTCGCCGCGGCGCTCCTCTCCCTGCCGCTGGGCCTGGTCTCCGACCGGTTGG
This is a stretch of genomic DNA from Candidatus Deferrimicrobiaceae bacterium. It encodes these proteins:
- a CDS encoding Fe-Mn family superoxide dismutase — encoded protein: MPYAAKDYGKLIGLEGFSETLLKNHFTLYQGYVTNTNKVLDALAAMLAEGKTGTPEYAELKRRLGWEFNGMRLHEYYFENLGGKGALAAGGKLGKALAAEFGSVEKWEADFRAVGAMRGIGWVVLYQDTAGNRLFNQWVNEHDVGHPAGANPVLVMDVFEHAFMTDYGLKRADYIAAFFKNIDWKSVEARLK
- a CDS encoding MucR family transcriptional regulator: MDKRVLVELTTEIVSAHASVNEMSRDDLLDEIQAVFQKLNVLVGAEGEAASGVLTEVKPAIPLNAAFGAEQVFCMECGKGFTTLKKHLSVSHNLTPKDYRKKFKVPAKTPLVAKNYSEAKKKIAQKLGLAEKLAAGRKKRAK
- a CDS encoding 4-oxalocrotonate tautomerase family protein, which translates into the protein MPYVNVKITREGATAEQKAEVIRRMTQVLVDVLGKNPETTVVVIDEVDTDNWGIGGTTVTERRRKKR
- a CDS encoding histidine phosphatase family protein, translating into MDLWLVRHGEAVPEREDPARPLSPEGALAIRAIVESLAGKTGPFDLVAASGKKRAIQTAAIWAEAAGYPAVKIAETAALAPNATPEAFLAFLEDRGEEGRVLCVGHLPSIAAIASFFLSDGDPVRLAFAPGAVCRIRVEATRRGAGELLLFL
- a CDS encoding NUDIX hydrolase, with product MQSLWTLLHSERKYSDRLISVDRDRYRLEKNGRTGDFTIIRTFDWINVIPVTEEGNFVFIRQFRHGIREVTLEIPGGAIDPSDSSPRVAAERELREETGFVAGRWEDLGFVTPNPALQNNRCHTFLAAGASRAGAPRFDPCEWIETVLLSRQETATALRNGAVHHGLVLAAFGRYFAAGYDLR